A region of Desulfolithobacter dissulfuricans DNA encodes the following proteins:
- a CDS encoding GAF domain-containing sensor histidine kinase gives MVPASRPTRQQEFLKVFQKVTKLISMVLDHQQVMDTIVRSLPDLLDVDACTIRLLDASSNTFVLGAAYGLSMEYLSRQSIDTEETMEMIKSGYPVAKTDLDKDPSYADREAASREGIKSVLTLPILFQDSIIGIMRLLTRSNRVFSAEEVSFSMALAEQVGIAISNARMFREMENQVDFMKEVQDISRLVNSTLDLDTVLNTIVERVPRSIGAMAASIRLLNPQTNKLELVASYGLSDRYLQRGRIEAEKNVVMVLSGDPVAIYDVANDERVFYKEHMEEEGIKSLLAVPIKVGQEVIGVLRILTDEHHCFTSSEVNFVSTVAESSGTAIQNARTYQKMNLLFAQIEENERFLSDILDCIRPRLVVVDRQKHVVLANRVMLEELGLPEGEVLGMDYHDLCPATEDLDEPCPVDRVLATGEVATQLHRMTVDGEVRWYERTASPMLDPDGNVQYVIEIIRDVTTKRRLEEEQMERIKLQSVVEMAGTVAHEINSPLFAALGTAQLLQEDLPGEEHRQELDTVIRNLKTISELTRKMTSMTGFESRDYVGETKIVELK, from the coding sequence ATGGTACCAGCCAGCAGACCGACAAGACAGCAGGAGTTTCTGAAGGTATTTCAGAAAGTCACCAAGCTGATTTCAATGGTTCTCGATCACCAACAGGTGATGGATACCATTGTCCGCAGCCTGCCCGACCTGCTTGATGTGGATGCCTGTACCATCCGTCTGCTCGATGCCTCCAGCAACACCTTTGTTCTCGGCGCGGCCTACGGTCTGTCCATGGAGTATCTCTCCCGTCAGTCCATCGACACCGAAGAGACCATGGAGATGATCAAATCGGGCTACCCGGTGGCCAAGACCGATCTGGACAAGGATCCCAGTTATGCAGACCGGGAAGCCGCCAGTCGCGAGGGGATCAAGTCGGTCCTGACCCTGCCCATCCTGTTCCAGGATTCCATCATCGGCATCATGCGGCTCCTGACCAGGTCCAACCGGGTTTTTTCCGCCGAGGAGGTCTCCTTTTCCATGGCCCTGGCGGAACAGGTGGGCATTGCCATATCCAATGCCCGGATGTTCAGGGAGATGGAAAACCAGGTGGATTTCATGAAGGAGGTCCAGGACATTTCCCGCCTGGTCAACTCCACTCTGGACCTGGATACGGTCCTCAATACCATCGTCGAGCGGGTGCCCCGCTCCATCGGCGCCATGGCAGCCTCCATCAGGCTTCTCAACCCGCAGACCAACAAGCTGGAGCTGGTGGCCTCCTATGGTCTCTCTGACCGTTATCTCCAGCGGGGCCGGATCGAGGCGGAAAAGAACGTGGTCATGGTCCTTTCCGGTGACCCGGTGGCCATCTACGATGTGGCCAACGACGAGCGGGTCTTCTACAAGGAACACATGGAAGAGGAGGGGATCAAATCGCTGCTTGCCGTGCCGATCAAGGTGGGCCAGGAGGTCATCGGTGTCCTGCGGATACTGACCGATGAACACCACTGTTTCACCTCCTCGGAGGTCAACTTCGTCTCCACTGTAGCCGAGTCCAGCGGTACGGCCATCCAGAATGCCCGGACCTACCAGAAGATGAACCTGCTCTTTGCCCAGATCGAGGAAAACGAGCGGTTTTTAAGTGACATTCTGGACTGTATCCGCCCGAGGCTCGTGGTGGTCGACCGTCAGAAACATGTGGTCCTTGCCAACCGGGTCATGCTTGAAGAGCTGGGGTTGCCCGAAGGGGAGGTTCTGGGGATGGATTATCACGATCTCTGCCCGGCCACCGAGGATCTGGACGAACCTTGCCCGGTGGACCGGGTCTTAGCCACCGGCGAGGTCGCCACCCAACTGCACCGGATGACGGTGGATGGCGAGGTACGCTGGTACGAACGGACTGCGTCCCCCATGCTCGATCCCGACGGGAATGTTCAGTATGTAATCGAGATCATACGTGATGTGACCACCAAGCGGCGTCTGGAGGAAGAGCAGATGGAGCGGATCAAGCTCCAGAGCGTGGTGGAGATGGCCGGCACCGTGGCCCATGAGATCAACTCTCCGCTCTTCGCTGCCCTCGGCACGGCCCAGCTGCTCCAGGAAGATCTGCCCGGGGAAGAACACAGGCAGGAGCTGGACACGGTTATCCGCAATCTGAAAACCATCAGCGAGCTGACCCGGAAAATGACCAGCATGACAGGGTTTGAAAGCCGGGACTATGTGGGCGAGACAAAGATTGTCGAGCTCAAATAA
- a CDS encoding response regulator, with the protein MAEILALDDVQDATVLIGKILSKKGHNVHTFTEEDDAVNFARENKVDLAILDIKLKKMSGVEVLALLKDINPDMHAIMLTGYPTVETAREAISLGADEYCVKPIDRDELEEKVEKVLNSKIKAGTGQI; encoded by the coding sequence TGGCTGAGATACTGGCACTCGATGATGTTCAGGACGCAACCGTCCTTATCGGAAAGATTCTTTCCAAGAAAGGACATAACGTTCACACCTTTACCGAGGAAGATGACGCGGTGAACTTTGCCAGGGAAAACAAGGTCGATCTGGCGATTCTCGATATCAAGCTCAAGAAGATGAGTGGAGTGGAGGTTCTGGCCCTGCTCAAAGACATCAACCCGGACATGCATGCCATCATGCTCACCGGGTATCCCACGGTGGAAACAGCCAGGGAGGCGATCAGCCTGGGAGCCGATGAGTACTGCGTCAAACCCATTGATCGCGATGAACTGGAAGAAAAGGTTGAAAAGGTCCTGAACTCAAAGATCAAGGCAGGAACAGGGCAGATCTGA